A single genomic interval of Aedes aegypti strain LVP_AGWG chromosome 1, AaegL5.0 Primary Assembly, whole genome shotgun sequence harbors:
- the LOC5572167 gene encoding filamin-A isoform X8: MWSDEEEVHFGRKREPIVETWEEYTHVYRSYERFMTISEHDRKETVRVFFIEQDVPPSEDGVLDFVPTNMLSAMFLHTHKADIKMPSGEVDKPVIDDNHDGTVSIRYDPKEEGIHELAVKYNGEHVQGSPFKFHVDSISSGYVTAYGPGLTHGVTGEPAQFTISTKGAGAGGLQMAVEGPSKADITYHDNKDGTVSVSYLPTAPGEYKISVRFGDKHIKGSPFFAKITGEGRKRNQISVGSCSEVTLPGVISDQDLRSLNASIQAPSGLEEPCFLKRMPTGNIGISFTPREIGEHTVSVKRLGKHIANSPFKVNVCEREVGDAKKVIVTGSALQEGKTHTENVFSVDTRNAGYGGLSLSIEGPSKAEIQCTDKEDGTLNISYKPTEPGYYIVNLKFADHHVNGSPFTVKVSGEGTNRQREKIQRQRDAVPVTEVGSQCKLTFKMPGITSFDLSATVTSPGGVTEDAEIQEIEDGLYAVHFVPKELGVHTVSVKYKQIHIPGSPFQFTVGPLKDTGAHLVKAGGPGLEHGEQGVPCEFNVWTREAGGGTLAISVEGPSKAEIEFKDRKDGSCDVSYVVSEPGDYRIGLKFNDRHIPDSPFKVYVSPAMGEAHKLEIAQFPSGPVQADKPAQFMVRKNGAKGDLDAKVVAPSNNEDDCFIQLIDQDQYSVRFYPRENGIHAIHVKFNGVHIPGSPYRIKVGKDDVDPAAVHASGKGLGDIKTGEKTDLIIDTCNAGAGTLAVTIDGPSKVAMDCTEVEEGYKVRYTPLLPGHYYMTIKYNQMHIVGSPFKIKCTGDKLAEEGGQETSSVVVETVAKVSKGGNRTGVILPIFKSDASKVQSKGMGLKKAYLGKQNQFTLNAGDAGNNILFVGIYGPKGPCDEVFIKHTGRNQYQVNYLVRERGDYILLVKWGDDHIPGSPFKVEV, from the exons ATGTGGAGTGACGAGGAAGAGGTTCACTTCGGCCGGAAGAGGGAACCGATCGTGGAAACGTGGGAGGAGTATACGCACGTCTACCGGAGCTACGAGCGGTTCATGACCATCTCCGAGCACGACCGCAAGGAAACGGTCCGGGTGTTCTTCATCGAGCAGGATGTGCCCCCGTCGGAGGACGGCGTGCTGGACTTTGTGCCGACCAACATGCTGTCGGCCATGTTCCTGCACACGCACAAAG CCGACATCAAGATGCCCAGCGGAGAAGTAGACAAGCCAGTCATCGACGACAACCACGATGGAACCGTGTCGATCCGGTACGACCCGAAGGAGGAAGGCATCCACGAGCTGGCCGTCAAGTACAACGGCGAACACGTGCAGGGATCTCCCTTCAAGTTCCACGTCGATTCCATCTCCAGCGGCTACGTGACGGCGTACGGTCCCGGGCTAACCCATGGCGTCACCGGAGAACCGGCTCAGTTCACCATCTCCACCAAGGGAGCCGGTGCCGGTGGACTGCAGATGGCCGTCGAAGGTCCTAGCAAGGCGGAT ATCACCTACCACGACAATAAGGACGGAACGGTGTCTGTATCCTACCTGCCAACTGCGCCCGGCGAGTACAAGATCTCCGTCCGGTTCGGTGACAAGCATATCAAGGGCTCACCATTTTTCGCCAAGATCACTGGTGAAGGCCGGAAGCGTAACCAGATCTCCGTAGGTTCCTGCTCGGAGGTCACTCTGCCCGGCGTTATCTCCGATCAGGATCTCCGTTCGCTCAACGCTTCCATCCAGGCTCCATCGGGGCTGGAGGAGCCGTGCTTCTTGAAGCGCATGCCCACCGGCAATATCGGCATCTCGTTTACACCTCGTGAAATCGGCGAACACACCGTTTCGGTCAAACGACTCGGAAAGCACATCGCCAACTCCCCGTTCAAGGTGAATGTATGCGAACGTGAAGTGGGCGATGCCAAGAAGGTCATCGTCACCGGCAGTGCCCTCCAAGAGGGCAAAACCCATACCGAAAACGTCTTCTCCGTGGACACCCGCAACGCAGGCTACGGTGGTCTATCACTGTCCATTGAAGGACCTAGCAAGGCCGAAATCCAATGCACTGACAAAGAGGACGGCACCTTGAACATCTCCTACAAACCAACCGAACCGGGCTACTACATCGTTAACCTGAAATTTGCCGATCATCACGTCAATGGATCGCCCTTCACCGTTAAGGTATCCGGTGAGGGAACCAACCGACAACGCGAGAAGATCCAACGCCAACGCGACGCCGTCCCGGTCACCGAAGTCGGCAGCCAATGTAAGCTTACGTTCAAAATGCCAGGAATTACCTCATTCGACCTGTCCGCAACCGTAACCTCGCCCGGAGGAGTCACCGAGGACGCCGAAATCCAAGAAATCGAAGACGGCCTCTACGCGGTGCACTTCGTGCCGAAAGAACTCGGCGTACACACCGTTTCCGTCAAGTACAAGCAGATACATATTCCTG GATCTCCATTCCAGTTCACGGTCGGTCCACTGAAGGACACCGGTGCCCATTTGGTGAAGGCCGGTGGACCAGGTCTGGAGCACGGTGAACAGGGAGTGCCATGCGAGTTCAACGTGTGGACCCGCGAGGCCGGCGGTGGCACCCTGGCCATCTCCGTCGAGGGTCCCAGCAAGGCCGAAATCGAGTTCAAGGACCGCAAGGACGGCTCGTGCGACGTGTCGTACGTCGTCAGCGAACCAG GTGACTACCGCATTGGACTGAAGTTCAACGACCGCCATATTCCGGATTCGCCATTCAAGGTTTACGTATCGCCGGCCATGGGTGAAGCCCACAAGTTGGAGATTGCCCAGTTCCCAAGTGGACCGGTGCAAGCTGACAAGCCTGCTCAGTTCATGGTCCGAAAGAATGGTGCCAAGGGTGACCTAGACGCCAAG GTCGTTGCCCCATCGAACAACGAGGATGATTGCTTCATCCAGCTGATCGATCAGGACCAATACTCGGTGCGTTTCTACCCCCGCGAGAACGGAATCCACGCCATCCACGTCAAATTCAACGGAGTGCATATCCCCGGATCGCCGTACCGTATCAAGGTTGGCAAGGATGACGTCGACCCGGCTGCAGTGCACGCCTCCGGTAAAGGCCTAGGCGACATCAAGACCGGCGAGAAAACCGACCTCATCATCGACACCTGCAACGCTGGCGCTGGAACCCTGGCCGTTACCATTGACGGACCCTCCAAGGTAGCTATGGACTGCACCGAGGTCGAGGAAGGCTACAAAGTACGATACACTCCACTGCTACCGGGACACTACTACATGACCATCAAGTACAACCAGATGCATATCGTCGGATCGCCGTTCAAGATCAAGTGTACAG GTGATAAACTCGCGGAGGAAGGTGGCCAGGAAACGTCCTCGGTCGTAGTGGAAACGGTGGCCAAGGTGTCGAAGGGAGGCAACCGAACCGGAGTCATTCTGCCCATCTTCAAATCGGACGCCAGCAAAGTGCAATCCAAGGGCATGGGACTCAAGAAGGCGTACCTCGGCAAACAGAACCAGTTCACGCTGAATGCCGGAGATGCAG GAAACAACATCCTATTCGTGGGCATTTACGGACCGAAGGGACCCTGCGACGAAGTGTTCATCAAGCATACCGGCCGCAACCAGTACCAGGTAAACTATCTGGTCCGCGAGCGTGGCGACTACATTCTGCTGGTGAAATGGGGCGACGACCATATTCCCGGTTCCCCGTTCAAGGTCGAAGTGTAA
- the LOC5572167 gene encoding filamin-A isoform X9 gives MPSGEVDKPVIDDNHDGTVSIRYDPKEEGIHELAVKYNGEHVQGSPFKFHVDSISSGYVTAYGPGLTHGVTGEPAQFTISTKGAGAGGLQMAVEGPSKADITYHDNKDGTVSVSYLPTAPGEYKISVRFGDKHIKGSPFFAKITGEGRKRNQISVGSCSEVTLPGVISDQDLRSLNASIQAPSGLEEPCFLKRMPTGNIGISFTPREIGEHTVSVKRLGKHIANSPFKVNVCEREVGDAKKVIVTGSALQEGKTHTENVFSVDTRNAGYGGLSLSIEGPSKAEIQCTDKEDGTLNISYKPTEPGYYIVNLKFADHHVNGSPFTVKVSGEGTNRQREKIQRQRDAVPVTEVGSQCKLTFKMPGITSFDLSATVTSPGGVTEDAEIQEIEDGLYAVHFVPKELGVHTVSVKYKQIHIPGSPFQFTVGPLKDTGAHLVKAGGPGLEHGEQGVPCEFNVWTREAGGGTLAISVEGPSKAEIEFKDRKDGSCDVSYVVSEPGDYRIGLKFNDRHIPDSPFKVYVSPAMGEAHKLEIAQFPSGPVQADKPAQFMVRKNGAKGDLDAKVVAPSNNEDDCFIQLIDQDQYSVRFYPRENGIHAIHVKFNGVHIPGSPYRIKVGKDDVDPAAVHASGKGLGDIKTGEKTDLIIDTCNAGAGTLAVTIDGPSKVAMDCTEVEEGYKVRYTPLLPGHYYMTIKYNQMHIVGSPFKIKCTGDKLAEEGGQETSSVVVETVAKVSKGGNRTGVILPIFKSDASKVQSKGMGLKKAYLGKQNQFTLNAGDAGNNILFVGIYGPKGPCDEVFIKHTGRNQYQVNYLVRERGDYILLVKWGDDHIPGSPFKVEV, from the exons ATGCCCAGCGGAGAAGTAGACAAGCCAGTCATCGACGACAACCACGATGGAACCGTGTCGATCCGGTACGACCCGAAGGAGGAAGGCATCCACGAGCTGGCCGTCAAGTACAACGGCGAACACGTGCAGGGATCTCCCTTCAAGTTCCACGTCGATTCCATCTCCAGCGGCTACGTGACGGCGTACGGTCCCGGGCTAACCCATGGCGTCACCGGAGAACCGGCTCAGTTCACCATCTCCACCAAGGGAGCCGGTGCCGGTGGACTGCAGATGGCCGTCGAAGGTCCTAGCAAGGCGGAT ATCACCTACCACGACAATAAGGACGGAACGGTGTCTGTATCCTACCTGCCAACTGCGCCCGGCGAGTACAAGATCTCCGTCCGGTTCGGTGACAAGCATATCAAGGGCTCACCATTTTTCGCCAAGATCACTGGTGAAGGCCGGAAGCGTAACCAGATCTCCGTAGGTTCCTGCTCGGAGGTCACTCTGCCCGGCGTTATCTCCGATCAGGATCTCCGTTCGCTCAACGCTTCCATCCAGGCTCCATCGGGGCTGGAGGAGCCGTGCTTCTTGAAGCGCATGCCCACCGGCAATATCGGCATCTCGTTTACACCTCGTGAAATCGGCGAACACACCGTTTCGGTCAAACGACTCGGAAAGCACATCGCCAACTCCCCGTTCAAGGTGAATGTATGCGAACGTGAAGTGGGCGATGCCAAGAAGGTCATCGTCACCGGCAGTGCCCTCCAAGAGGGCAAAACCCATACCGAAAACGTCTTCTCCGTGGACACCCGCAACGCAGGCTACGGTGGTCTATCACTGTCCATTGAAGGACCTAGCAAGGCCGAAATCCAATGCACTGACAAAGAGGACGGCACCTTGAACATCTCCTACAAACCAACCGAACCGGGCTACTACATCGTTAACCTGAAATTTGCCGATCATCACGTCAATGGATCGCCCTTCACCGTTAAGGTATCCGGTGAGGGAACCAACCGACAACGCGAGAAGATCCAACGCCAACGCGACGCCGTCCCGGTCACCGAAGTCGGCAGCCAATGTAAGCTTACGTTCAAAATGCCAGGAATTACCTCATTCGACCTGTCCGCAACCGTAACCTCGCCCGGAGGAGTCACCGAGGACGCCGAAATCCAAGAAATCGAAGACGGCCTCTACGCGGTGCACTTCGTGCCGAAAGAACTCGGCGTACACACCGTTTCCGTCAAGTACAAGCAGATACATATTCCTG GATCTCCATTCCAGTTCACGGTCGGTCCACTGAAGGACACCGGTGCCCATTTGGTGAAGGCCGGTGGACCAGGTCTGGAGCACGGTGAACAGGGAGTGCCATGCGAGTTCAACGTGTGGACCCGCGAGGCCGGCGGTGGCACCCTGGCCATCTCCGTCGAGGGTCCCAGCAAGGCCGAAATCGAGTTCAAGGACCGCAAGGACGGCTCGTGCGACGTGTCGTACGTCGTCAGCGAACCAG GTGACTACCGCATTGGACTGAAGTTCAACGACCGCCATATTCCGGATTCGCCATTCAAGGTTTACGTATCGCCGGCCATGGGTGAAGCCCACAAGTTGGAGATTGCCCAGTTCCCAAGTGGACCGGTGCAAGCTGACAAGCCTGCTCAGTTCATGGTCCGAAAGAATGGTGCCAAGGGTGACCTAGACGCCAAG GTCGTTGCCCCATCGAACAACGAGGATGATTGCTTCATCCAGCTGATCGATCAGGACCAATACTCGGTGCGTTTCTACCCCCGCGAGAACGGAATCCACGCCATCCACGTCAAATTCAACGGAGTGCATATCCCCGGATCGCCGTACCGTATCAAGGTTGGCAAGGATGACGTCGACCCGGCTGCAGTGCACGCCTCCGGTAAAGGCCTAGGCGACATCAAGACCGGCGAGAAAACCGACCTCATCATCGACACCTGCAACGCTGGCGCTGGAACCCTGGCCGTTACCATTGACGGACCCTCCAAGGTAGCTATGGACTGCACCGAGGTCGAGGAAGGCTACAAAGTACGATACACTCCACTGCTACCGGGACACTACTACATGACCATCAAGTACAACCAGATGCATATCGTCGGATCGCCGTTCAAGATCAAGTGTACAG GTGATAAACTCGCGGAGGAAGGTGGCCAGGAAACGTCCTCGGTCGTAGTGGAAACGGTGGCCAAGGTGTCGAAGGGAGGCAACCGAACCGGAGTCATTCTGCCCATCTTCAAATCGGACGCCAGCAAAGTGCAATCCAAGGGCATGGGACTCAAGAAGGCGTACCTCGGCAAACAGAACCAGTTCACGCTGAATGCCGGAGATGCAG GAAACAACATCCTATTCGTGGGCATTTACGGACCGAAGGGACCCTGCGACGAAGTGTTCATCAAGCATACCGGCCGCAACCAGTACCAGGTAAACTATCTGGTCCGCGAGCGTGGCGACTACATTCTGCTGGTGAAATGGGGCGACGACCATATTCCCGGTTCCCCGTTCAAGGTCGAAGTGTAA